The Mustelus asterias chromosome 1, sMusAst1.hap1.1, whole genome shotgun sequence genomic interval AAGCTGCTAAGCATGATCAGAAAACATGAAAGATTAGGTGGAGCAAATTCATCTTGATGAATAAAGAGACAGCCAGTGTACATGTTCATGTCTGATCTAGTTTCAGCTGTCTTGTGAATATTTGATATTTTACCTATCCTTGGAAACTATCCtatttaaatatactttaaaatttCCTTTCAGCAAAATAAATAAGGAAACTTTCCTTGCAAAACAGACTTCGCTTACCTTGGGGAAAAGGTATCTGCTGTTTATTATTTAAAATGGAACTGAGAATTCACGCAAAAATAGATTAATGATTCCCCTTTGAAAATAGTGGATCTTTTTCCTGCCAAGGACAGCCTCAAGTGTAGGTAGAAGTAGAAAGCATAAGATTAAGGATTTTTTTATTTAGATTTTTAGCAAAGCTTTGTACTGCATTTTTTTGTGAAAGATTGCAAAGGTCCGACTAAATTAAGATCCTATTAAATACACTGGAACAAATGTTTGTGTATAAAGTAATTAATGGTACAATCTTTCAGACTGAAACTTCATACAAAATGATTGTCAACTAATTGTCACACTTGAACACGGGCATAACGTGGAGTTAATTGTCAACATTGTTTTGGATAATATATTATCTCTGATTTTGTATTTGTacagttactgaatgcatcagAAATATGGTTCACGCCAGTGTTAAAACATCTAAGGGGAAGTGCTGCATGGATGGACTAGGGCTGTTGAGTTTCACGTAAATTTAGCCACATTCTTGTAGAATGCATGGATGACTTTAAGTATCCAATTTCCAGCTCCACTGCGCAGGCTTCTTCCCTGAGGAAGAACTAATGCACTACTAATGGAGCGCTGTATTTAAACCAGAGCCCTAAAATATAAAGTGCCACTGTTTGAAGAAGGGTGGAGGAGTTCTCCTCATGTCACAATGAACACCAACAAAacaatctggtcatttatttcgtTGCCAATTTTTGGGATCTTGGTGTCCACAAATTGGCCATTGCAGTTCCCATTACAACAGTTCCTACACTtataaagtacttcattggctttaGTGTGCTTGAGTCATCTTGAAATCAAGAAATGTGCTGTGGAAATGCAGATTCTTTGCTACACTTATATGCTTCACGTGTTCTTGGACCTGCGTTACCTGTACAGTTTCTTATTTTTCAACTTCTGGTGCTTTTTATTCAGTGACACAATTATATTTGTTCAGTGGTATTGTTTACTGAGTTTAAGAAATAAACTGCTAAGCTCTCTGACCAATTTTCAGATATCTGCAAGCAGTTTCTGTTGCGAGTTGACATGCCCTTGTATTAAGATTAAAATTGTTATAAACCACCGCCAGTTTAAGTAATGTTCAATGCTTTAGGAAGATGGTGCTCCTGTATTTAAAGAGCTTCATACATAAAAACAAGTGAATAGCAAAACTGAAGATATGCTATGATCTAGCTGGATCAGCCTCCCAGGAGTCGCGATGTTGGGGGAGGACTGCTATCAAAAAAAATTTGGGAAATTCCAATAAATCCAGTATTGCTACAGGCTGTAGTTTGCACATTGCCTTGTCTTTCACATCTGTGCTAATGATGGAAAAACTTGCCCATCATTCATGGGTTTAGTATGTTTGAAAAGTAGTGTCTTCCGTTCTGTGGAAAGGAAACAAATCTCATTAAAGAAACTGGCACATCATTTACAAGTTTCTTTTTAATACTAACCAGTTAATGAAATTGTTGTTGACATCTTTATCTTGTTCTTTGCTCTGAAATGGGGGAAGAGATTGTAGCTATTTTAAAGGATTTCAATAATTAACATTAAATATTTATCTAATCATCTAATTCAATGTTTTCCCCTATCCCATGGATGGCTAACACACCTGGATACTGTGATATCCATCTTTTTAAACCTCTGTTAAAATGTCCCTTATGAATGTCTGCAGCTCATGGGTCATTGCACTTCATAGATCTAAACAAAAGAATGATTCCGTTGTCTGCTTGAAAACTGAAGTCTTTGTAAAATGGTTTCTGAGTGATACTCTTTTAActagttttactgcaattgtttaaaatctgtttttaaaatgtGTTAGACTGGAAGTATCCGATAAGAGTTCAGTGATCTCTTCCCTATTTTGATTGCATTTTGCTTAAAAACATCCTTTGAAATTGCAACAGTGCTAAGAAATATCTTACGTTTGCAGAAAAATAAAATTATACCAGATATCACTTCAGGCCTGCGCAAATTAGAAGGTGCCAGTCAATTTTGTGATTTACTGCCTAAGAGCTCACCAGAGCTAGggatttaggagcagaagtaggtcccTTGACCCTGAACAGCCTTTCACTTTGATCACAGCTGATCGTCTACCTTCCCCATACCCGttgatgtcattggtacctataaatctgtcattctctgtcttgaacatacttgaTGATTGAGCTTCTACAGGCCTCTGGGGAggacttccaaagattcactgccctctgttgaagagattcctcctcagccCAGTCCAAAAGGGATTGCCTCTTACTGTCCCCTGTTCTAGTGCCCCAAGTCAGGAAAAACATACGTCCTGCATCtaccctcacttcccccccccccattaaaactttaagtttcaatgtgatcatctcttattcttctaaactcaagagaacacaggcccagtttcctcgaTCTCATaaagacagtcctgccatcctacAGATTAGTCTGGTTTTTAAAAGATGCTTAGCTACTTGGGTGGAAAGCAACTACACTAAGGGGTAGCATATGCTACAAGAATAACATGCTCAATTTAGTGATGATGGTTAAGCAAAAGGCACTCAACAAATAAAACTAGATGTGAACAATGTTTCTGGCACAGAAGCGAATAGGATCTTTTCCTCTTTCTAATCCTTAGTGGGATCACCTTTGGCACTGTTTACAATAAATTCCAGGAACTCTCCAGCAGTAGTGTTCATTTCAATGGTGGTCTCTGGTTTTGCTCTTCCCCACTGATCAAAACCTGTCATTTTAAAGACCACAAGTTACTCAACCTTTTAAAGAGAAATGACCCAATCATCatctgttaattttttttttctctgcagttttgtttctgttttttagttttgtttttaacTTTACTTCCCTATTCACTGCTAGTTTGCTTTAAATATTTTTCCCTTTCTACCCCTGCCCTCCTTTTCCCCTAAGCCGTTCACTTTACACACAAATCTCCTACAACAAAATTTCcttgggcggtatggtggcacagtggttagcacagatgCATAaacagcagggacccaggtttcattccagccttggttgactatgtgtgtggcatttgcacatttttCTGTCTGCATGAGTCTCTTCTCTAAGTCCataggtgtgcagattaggtggattggctatgctaaattgccccttaagtactaaagatgtgtaggctaggtgcattatccatggtaaatgtgtggggatagggtggtgctGCAGAGGAATGGGCTGGAGTAAGATGctatttcagagagtcagtgcagaccagataggctgaatggcctccttctgcactgtagggactgtgTGGCTCTCACCTGCTACAACTTTAGCCAAAAGTTGGCAATGTTTCTTCCCCCAATTTCTAAAGCCCATTTGTTGAAATTCCAGTGGAACACTGGGATAATCGTCAGGGTAGCTTACTCCTGTAATTTCTCTCGATCATTGATGGAGAACCATCATGGACAGCAAGATAATTCTATAAAGGAAGCATTACCCCAGCATTCTGAGCTTTAAGAAAGTCATTCCCACTATCAGCATGTCTCTTTTGGTCATTCAAAAGTGTACCAAGAACTGAATTGAAAATTAACTATAATACAGATTGGGCTCTTCCAACTTGATGCAATAAGAATGGAGACTTATCTACTTCTGCATTCTTTTGCCTAATTTTGAAATAATGCATTTTGCATTAAATGTGCTAAAGTCTTAATCATTTTTTCATCTAATTTTCTTGTACACAAGCTTGAAAATCAAAGCCATACCTTAAGGCACAGCCATTTTATACATTCTTTATTCAAACATCTTTTGTTCTTAATAGTGTTTATTGCTTTGCCATTGGATAGTTGAGCAAGAGACAATTGCCAGAGAAAAGCAAAAGGTAGATAAGCAGTTCAAGCAGAAGGGAGAGTGGAGTAATATCATTATTTTTTGACTAATTCAACTCCAAGTTAGCATCTAAATATGAGTTAGTGGAAGACTGTTTTATCATGGAATGCATCACAAGAGAGCGGAATACTCATCTGATACCAAGATAACATGCTCTTTCAAGCAGTCACTGATAGCAATGAGTGGGAACACTCAGTTCCCTCCATACTCGGAATTAGCAAACAATTGCATCTTCCTTACAGTAGTGAGTATTCTCTCTATTGCAAAACATCCAACTTAGTAGATGGGTTTCAGTGATATTGACCGAAACAGGCCACCAGTCACTACATCACTGCCAATATTTTTAGACCATATTCCTCAGAGGAGAAGCCTATGGATTtcccttggcactgaccactATATCCCAGTTTAAATTTGGAACAGCATAGAGGTTGGAGCCTATCCAATGCACTACACTCAAAAGATATAGGTGCTCCAATATAGTCTGGCATTCCTCCTATCCAAATGTCATCACTTCAAACATACTATTTTATCTTTAAAACACAAGTCTCGGCAACTTTCAGTTCATGAAGGTGCTGTCCAGAGAAATGAATAGTGAAGTATCATTCATTCACGTATTTATGCCTGCACAGGCCACCAGTTATTGTCTATTGAACTGTTGCACTCTCCCTGCTGAAGGTACTCCCAAAGGGCTGTTAGGTCAGGAGTTCCGGTTTGGGCCAGCGAGAGAAGGAAGAGTAATACATTTCCAATTCAGAATGCGGTGCAACTTTGAGAAAGTGGCACTTATTGCCCTTAAAGAAACCTTGGTAACTTGCTGCAATGTATCTTCTATGTAAGTAGGGGGAAGGAATGGATGCCGATCAAGCAGCATTATAAACAAGGCATTCAGAACATTTTAATAAAAAGTAATAATTTGTTCACATTTTGTTACGTGCCGAGAATGCAAAATCTTTCCAATATTAAACAAAAGAATTAGCATAGAAAATATGCAGATAAAAAAACCATTGCATTCTATTTACAATAAGGTCTGTTCCTTTAATATTTAAGTTCCTAACTACACATACAATCGACATTTCAATTTTCCTCTATAATAGTATACAAAGTACAAATTTATAGGGGAACCTAACTCAGGAGCACATAGTCAAGCCTCATGATTTATACCATTGTTGCAGTTTTAATTTAAACAAACAgcttacattttaaaaatcctgTATCTGACTATCCCCAAATGGAATATCTCAAATTACCACATTCAACTCAATGAAACTTGTCCAGTCTGCAATAATTCAAAATTTAACTCTGAAACTGATGAAGTTCTCCAACACTGGGAGCTTGGTATTTCCTCTCTCATTTCACTGACTTGCAAGGTTGGCAAACAAATGCCGTAATTACAAATTTAAAAATTGCATATTTATTTAATTTGAAGCCCACAGTTTGCAAAAGCTTGTAACCTGCTCAACCAGAGATAACAATATGCCTTCCAGGAAATATGTGCACGTTTAACTTAATTGCAAATCATGTTTCTCTTGTTTTAGAGATTTTAATTCATCTGTTCAGTCTTTGTGTTACTGCCTCTCGATACATGATAGAAATATAGATGAGGAGTAGGAAAATAACAAATAGGTCGTCCAGAAATCCCAGAATTCCGAAGAAAGCTTCAGGAATAAAGTCCAGCGGTGATGCTAAATAGAATAAGGCACCAGCCAAACAGAGGAAAATTCGTATTCGAAACATCCAGAAAAGGCCACCGATCGAAAAGAGTTCTGTGAAGGCATGACGCAGAAGCGTGGGTAGATCCAACATACGATCTATAAACTGCCACAGAAATGAGATATATTACACTTTAAAAATGCCTATCTGTACCACGTGGGACTGATAGTTCATTTTATACAAGacaaaaaataaaaatgaaattatGCCACCATTATAAATGCATGATACATTAAGAGTTCATTTAAAAGACTAAATATCAATACCCAATTTTCTTCTAGATGACAAATGAATTGAAtgaaccagataatctgtttgaacaaagattttttttttaaaaaacctatttGGCTTAGAATGTTTTATACTTAATTTATATATTTGATTAAAGTTGCATTCAGATCACCAAGGACTCATTTCTCATAGCTGAAGCATACTTTTCTGACTTGATAGCTTTGGAGCTGTGGAATTGAAAATACTTAGGAATCAGCTATCTTAAAGTGAAATGGGTTAGCCTATGAAGCAGCTACTTGATAATCAAAAATATCTACTGAGCTGGAAATCTGGCAAAAATAGGTCGTGGATGCAGACCTTCCTTTAAAAATATTACCTAATCAGACTGCATACAATGGAGAAGAGGCCTTAACACATTTCAGGGAATTGTTCTGTTTAATCTTTTCCAGTCAGATGCATTAGCAGGGGCATTAACTAATCAGATAATGCAGTCGTTAGGGCTTACCCATTGGGGACAAATTCAAAATGGCAGCATTGATTGGCAACTTGGCAAGCCTGCCTTTTATAATGAGCTGAGACGATGGTCAGAGGTCAAGCTTGACTTCATCTTCAAATTCAGGTTTAAGTTTGGAACAGTTAGCGAGAGACCAAGGGTTCTTTCTAAAGTTGGTACCAATCAGTTTAGGGGTGCTGCCTTGTAAAATGAGGCTGCCTTCATTAAAAGAGCAAATATTGCATTAACAAGAGTGATAGGAAATAGCTCAGTGGTGCTGTGaaaactgcattttgttcatttatATCTTAAATGCAAAATAAATCAACTTATGAGTTTACAATTGGCCTGGAGTGCTTTTTTAAACTTGCTTTTTGAAACATAGGATATGGGCAAAAGGAGAAAATAAATACAACAGCTATCACTTGTGAAAAAGTactagggaaactaatggggctgAAGACCGGTAAGTCCCCTGggacctgatgggttgcatcctaggatattaaaggaagtaactACAGACATGGTGAATGTACTGGTAGTAATCTTTCAAAAatattaaattctggaaaagtcccagaggattgaaaaactgccaatgtaacaccccTTTTCGAAAAGGGAGTGTGTCAAAAAAacaggtaaatattggccagttagcttaacatcattGACAAAATGTCAAGAGTCCATTATAATAACAGAGagtttagaaatacataatataatcaagcagaatcagcatggcttcatcaaggggaaatcatgcctgacaaatttattggaattctttgaggtggtaacaaacgggatagataaaggggaaccagttgatgtaatatacttggatttccaagaaAGGTTGATAAAGGTACCACACAAAAAGCTACTGaataaaataagggcccatgttATTGTGGGTAGTATATAAACATAAATAGAGGATTGCCTAACTGATAGGAGAAAGAGAAACCTGGGATAAGAGAGGcactttcaggatggcaacctgtaactagtggagtgccacagggatcaatgctggggccacaattgtaccattgtttataatatatattcacGACTTGGAAGAGGGAACAGAATGCACTATTGCCAAAtttatgacacaaaaataggtggaaaggaagTGGTGAGGACGACACAAAGTCTACAGAGAGATACGAGTGAGGGGACAAAAGGGGACAAATGGAATATAATTTAGGAAAtgagaagttatgcactttgataggaagaataagggagctgaatatttaaatggagaaagactggagAAAGCTGTAGGagggggatttgggggtcctcatgcataaatcacaataagctagcatgcaagttcagcaggtaatagggataGCAAATGGAAggttgaccttta includes:
- the rnf170 gene encoding E3 ubiquitin-protein ligase RNF170 isoform X2, translated to MSCPVCLQQAAFPVETNCGHLFCGTCIVAYWTYGTWLGAVNCPICRQMVTLLFPLFPVNDEQQESMQVIQNINDYNRRFSGQPRSFIDRMLDLPTLLRHAFTELFSIGGLFWMFRIRIFLCLAGALFYLASPLDFIPEAFFGILGFLDDLFVIFLLLIYISIMYREAVTQRLNR